The DNA window GGTTTGATGGGGATTTTTTCCACTTTAAAGATGTTAAATTTAAAAACTACTTAAATTTGTTGTACGATGAAAAAGAGTATTTTATAATAACTTTGGATGGGACATGGAGGATAAAAAGATGAAGGAAAGATTAGATGTACTTCTTGTAAAAAAAGGTTTAGTTGAAAGTAGGGAAAAGGCCAAAAGACTTATAATGGCGGGAAATGTAATTGTTAATAATGAGCGTGTTGATAAAGCAGGGAAAATGGTTGATATCAACTCAAATATAAGGATAAAACAAAAGGAAAAGTATGTAAGTCGTGGTGGTTATAAATTAGAAGGTGCTTTTAACTCTTTTTCATTTGAGATAAAGGATAAAGTTGCATGTGATATAGGTGCTTCTACAGGTGGATTTACAGATTTTTTGCTTCAAAATGGTGTGAAAAGGGTGTATTGTGTAGATGTGGGATATGGACAATTACATTGGAAGATTAGAAGTGATGAAAGAACAATAGTTTTAGAAAAAACAAATGCAAGAAATTTACAATTACCTGAAAAAGTGGATCTTGTAGTTTGCGATGTTTCTTTTATTTCAATAACAAAGATCTTTCCTATTATAAAGAAAATATTAAAAGAATCGGGGAAAGCTGTTGTTTTGGTAAAACCACAATTTGAAGCGGGTAAAGGTAAAGTAGGAAAAGGTGGAATTGTTAGGGAACCAATAGTTCATAAAGAAGTGCTGGAAAAAGTTATTAGAGTTGCTTTAGATGAAGGTTTAAAGCCTGTAGGAATTGATTTTTCAAAGATTAAAGGTACAGATGGTAATATTGAATACTTTTTGTATTTGAAAATAGAAGGGAAAGAAAAAGAAATAGATATTGAAAGCATTGTAAAAAGAGCCTGGGAGGAGTTGAGATGAAAAAAATTTTGATATCTGTTTTTTTACTTATCGTTGTTTTTGCCTTTTCAAATATCCTAAACTTTGTTCCTTTGGATTATAGTTTATTTATCCAATTTCAGAATACTGGAAAGATCTATAGCGATTTAAAAAAAGTGCCATTTGTAAACTTTGTCTTGTCTGATGAAGGGCTTTCTTTTGAAAATTACTTCATAAACTACATTGAAAACATGGGCTATAAAGAGGGAATAGACAAAGAGAAATTCCTTAGAATTTTCTCGAAAAATGTTTTGTTTTTATCCAAGGGTGGAGAAGTGGTATTAGATGATACCTTATCATTTGATATAAATTATTATTTTGATATATTGAGGAATCTTTCAAAAGATTCTGCTTTGATATTTGAAACGGACAATGCAACGGAAATTTCAAGTTATTTTGGTAAACTTCTTGATGAAAAAGTGAAAATAGATGATGGTGTGTTTTTTATTGGTGATTTTTTGTATGCTAAGCAATTCAAAGATTATTATATTATTTCCGGTAGTAAAACAACTTTAGAGTATTTAATTTCCGTATATAAAAATCCAGAGCTACAATTTTCAAATGTGGAGAAATCTATTTCTAGTATTTTAGAGGAAGATACTTGGATTTGTGGATATTCAAAAGGAAGTGCTTTAAAGATTAATTTACCTTTTACCGTGGAAGGCGGAAATGTAAAGACTGAATACTTATTTTTCAAGGGAAAAGTTGAAGATGGAGTCTTAAGAATACAAATTCATCAAAAAACGAATAATTATTACAAAAGAAATGCCTTGGTTGATGATTTAATGGAAAATATACCCGTTTTGGGAAATTATTTTGCCGGTATAACAGTTGAAGATTCAAAAGAAGCTTTGAAGATCATTGAACCATGGGTTTTTACCATTGAAAGCACGGATTTAACAAAGTTTTATAACCTTGCAGAGAATTTAATAGAAAATTCCACTTCAACTTTTTACGTTGTAGGTGATGTGGATGATTCAACAAGTGTTTCTGTGGCGTTTTTGTTTAAATTATCCGATGGTTATGAAAATATTAAAAAAATTTTTGAAAAATATTTGGCAAAATATGATAAAATAAAAGATGAGTGGGTAATAAATATATCAAAGAAATTTAAATTGTATTTTTACGAATATGAACAATTTTTTGTAGTAAGTAATATTGAGAAAAGTTATTATGCAAAAAAAGCCAGGGTAAAGAAGTTAATGGATATAGCCGCTTATAACTTTTTGGATAGAAAAAGAAGTTATGATGTAAAAGTGTTTTTAGATATAGGAGATTTGGTATACAAATTTCTTGGAATTAGGATAAATTCAAAAGTGATTTTTTGGCAGGAAAAATCGGGATATTTTATAAATTATTTTTTGGATATAATGTAGGAGGTGACATATATGTCATTTGAAGAATATCTAAGTGTGTTTATTGATGAGGGAAGAGAGTATATTCAGCAATTAAATGATGCACTCTTAGATTTGGAAAAAAATCCAGAAGATATGGAGTATATAAATATTGCATTTAGAGCTTTACATACTTTAAAGGGTATGGCTGGAACAATGGGATTTGAAAATATGGCAAAACTTTGTCATAGAATGGAAAATTTTCTCGATGCAGTTAGATCTGGAAAGGTTGGGATTGATTCTGATAAATTAGATTATTTGTTTAATGGTTTAGATTTAATTGATAAAATGTTAGATAAAATTGCAAAAGAAGGAACAGAGGAAATAGACGAAGATGTAAGTGGATTGGTTGAAGTATTTGAAAAACTAGCAGAAGGACAAGTTGTTAATGCTAATGCAAAAAAAGAAGAATCCAAAAGCAATGTACAAAAAGAAGAAGTTAAAGAAGAGGAAGTTGAAGAAACTTCCGAAGATTCTTCGGAGGAATATATATATGAAACTGATGAGGCACTAATTCATGTGGTAGACGAGGCTAAGAAAAAAGGATATAATCTTATTTATACAAAGGTTATCTTAGCAGAAAATGTTCAATTAAAATCTGCAAGAATGTACATGGTTTTCCATGGAATTGAAGAATTGGGTGGTGAAGTTATAAAGAGTATACCAAGTGTGGAAGATATAGAAAATGAAAAATTTGATAGAGAAGTTGAGTTATATGTGCTTGTAAAGGTAGAACCTTTGAAATTGCAAGAAAAATTATCTTCTGTATCCGAAGTTGAGAAAGTTATAGTTAAAAAGGTTGAAATTAAGCAAAAAAAAGAAGAAGTAAAAAGAGAAAAAACTAAAAAAGAAAGTGAAAAAGATGATAAAGAAACTAAAAAGAAAAAGGTTAAAATAACTCAAACGGTAAGGGTTGATATAGAAAAATTGGATACATTAATGAATTTAATGGGTGAATTGGTTATAGCAAGAAGTAGGATAATTGAGATTTTGAAGAAATATAATATAAAAGAAGTAGATGAATCTTTGGCACAACTTAGTAGAATCACACTTGAT is part of the Thermosipho affectus genome and encodes:
- a CDS encoding TlyA family RNA methyltransferase; translation: MKERLDVLLVKKGLVESREKAKRLIMAGNVIVNNERVDKAGKMVDINSNIRIKQKEKYVSRGGYKLEGAFNSFSFEIKDKVACDIGASTGGFTDFLLQNGVKRVYCVDVGYGQLHWKIRSDERTIVLEKTNARNLQLPEKVDLVVCDVSFISITKIFPIIKKILKESGKAVVLVKPQFEAGKGKVGKGGIVREPIVHKEVLEKVIRVALDEGLKPVGIDFSKIKGTDGNIEYFLYLKIEGKEKEIDIESIVKRAWEELR
- a CDS encoding chemotaxis protein CheA, producing MSFEEYLSVFIDEGREYIQQLNDALLDLEKNPEDMEYINIAFRALHTLKGMAGTMGFENMAKLCHRMENFLDAVRSGKVGIDSDKLDYLFNGLDLIDKMLDKIAKEGTEEIDEDVSGLVEVFEKLAEGQVVNANAKKEESKSNVQKEEVKEEEVEETSEDSSEEYIYETDEALIHVVDEAKKKGYNLIYTKVILAENVQLKSARMYMVFHGIEELGGEVIKSIPSVEDIENEKFDREVELYVLVKVEPLKLQEKLSSVSEVEKVIVKKVEIKQKKEEVKREKTKKESEKDDKETKKKKVKITQTVRVDIEKLDTLMNLMGELVIARSRIIEILKKYNIKEVDESLAQLSRITLDLQNIVMKVRMVPISYVFNRFPRMVRDISKNLGKEINFVMKGEDTELDRTFVEEIGDPLVHLIRNAIDHGIETKEERIAKGKSPVGTLILSARHEGNNVVIEVEDDGRGLDREKILKKAIEKGLVDELKASTLPDEKIYEFLFMPGFSTKDQVSELSGRGVGMDVVKNTVESLNGTVQIESQKGVGTKVIIKLPLTLAIIQALLVKVKNYIYAIPISVIDSTLIVVPEEIQMVQNKEVIVKRGEVIPIIKLWDILGIEHGKEFEELNVVVVKVANRKYGIAVDSLIGQEDIVIKSLGKLFSDVKEFSGGATLGDGSIALIIDTLNLVE